In a genomic window of Rhodovulum sp. P5:
- a CDS encoding sulfite exporter TauE/SafE family protein, whose protein sequence is MTAISFDPLFFAVAVPAMIFAGVSKAGFGSGPAFAAMTILALVLDPAVALGLTLPLLMLVDAVTLRPYWRRWDWPAARDLIVGALPGVALGAALYRIADADVFRILIGVVALGFVGFRLAVHWQAIPARARPFGSRVGLLAGAVAGFTSFVSHAGGPPVAVYLLAGGLGKTTYQATTVLVFWAINIFKFVPYAFLGIFTADTMLGSAVLAPAALFGAWLGVRAHHVVPERLFFSLAYAALALSGAKLLWDGLT, encoded by the coding sequence ATGACGGCGATTTCCTTCGATCCGTTATTCTTTGCAGTGGCCGTTCCCGCGATGATTTTCGCGGGGGTGTCCAAGGCGGGGTTCGGGTCGGGCCCGGCCTTCGCGGCGATGACGATTCTGGCGCTTGTGCTGGACCCGGCCGTGGCGCTTGGCCTGACCCTGCCGCTCTTGATGCTGGTGGATGCGGTGACCTTGCGCCCCTACTGGCGCCGCTGGGACTGGCCCGCCGCGCGCGATCTGATCGTCGGGGCGTTGCCCGGTGTGGCGCTTGGCGCGGCGCTTTACCGGATTGCCGATGCAGATGTGTTTCGCATCCTGATCGGGGTTGTGGCACTTGGCTTCGTGGGGTTCCGGCTTGCCGTGCACTGGCAGGCGATCCCGGCACGGGCGCGCCCCTTCGGATCGCGGGTCGGACTTCTGGCGGGGGCGGTTGCGGGCTTCACCAGTTTCGTCAGCCATGCGGGCGGGCCACCCGTCGCCGTCTATCTTCTGGCGGGAGGGTTGGGAAAGACCACCTATCAGGCCACCACGGTTCTGGTGTTCTGGGCCATCAATATCTTCAAATTCGTGCCCTACGCCTTTCTCGGCATCTTCACTGCGGACACGATGTTGGGCAGCGCAGTCTTGGCGCCCGCAGCCCTGTTTGGTGCGTGGCTGGGGGTGCGGGCGCATCACGTCGTGCCGGAACGGCTGTTCTTCTCTCTTGCCTATGCCGCGCTGGCCCTTTCGGGCGCCAAGCTGTTGTGGGACGGGCTGACCTAA
- a CDS encoding CoA ester lyase has protein sequence MDPRARPFRSVLYIPGSKERALEKAKTLPVDAIIFDLEDAVAVEEKPAARDLLAETLKAGGYGARFKIVRVNGFDTEWGRDDVAALRSVGADAILLPKVETTAQLDALGEAAPGVPLWAMMETPRGILNAYALAAHPRLEGFVMGTNDLAKELGCRFRPDRLPLMTSLSQCLLAARAEGIVAVDGVYNAFKDEDGLKAECEQGRDLGFDGKTLIHPAQVAIANAAFAPTEAEIDLARRQIAAFEEAEKAGQGVAVVDGRIVENLHIVTARETLAKAAAIAELEGE, from the coding sequence ATGGATCCGCGTGCCCGCCCGTTCCGTTCCGTTCTCTACATTCCCGGCTCCAAGGAGCGGGCGTTGGAGAAGGCGAAGACCCTGCCTGTCGATGCGATCATCTTCGATCTGGAAGACGCCGTCGCGGTGGAGGAAAAGCCCGCGGCGCGTGATTTGCTGGCCGAGACGCTGAAGGCCGGGGGCTATGGGGCCCGGTTCAAGATCGTGCGCGTGAACGGGTTCGATACCGAATGGGGCCGGGATGACGTCGCCGCGCTCCGGAGTGTCGGTGCCGATGCGATCCTTCTGCCCAAGGTCGAGACCACCGCGCAACTGGATGCGTTGGGCGAAGCTGCGCCCGGTGTGCCGCTTTGGGCGATGATGGAAACGCCGCGCGGGATCCTGAATGCCTATGCGCTGGCCGCGCATCCGCGGCTGGAAGGCTTCGTCATGGGCACGAATGACCTGGCGAAAGAATTGGGCTGCCGGTTCCGGCCCGATCGCCTGCCGCTGATGACCAGCCTGAGCCAGTGCCTGTTGGCCGCCCGGGCCGAAGGGATCGTGGCAGTCGACGGTGTCTACAACGCCTTCAAGGACGAGGACGGTCTGAAGGCCGAATGCGAGCAGGGCCGCGATCTTGGCTTTGACGGCAAGACGCTGATCCATCCGGCACAGGTGGCGATCGCCAACGCGGCCTTTGCCCCGACCGAGGCCGAGATCGACCTTGCCCGCCGCCAGATCGCCGCCTTCGAAGAGGCCGAAAAGGCCGGGCAGGGCGTCGCCGTGGTGGATGGCCGCATCGTCGAGAATCTGCATATCGTGACCGCGAGGGAAACGCTGGCCAAAGCGGCGGCGATTGCAGAACTGGAGGGTGAATGA
- a CDS encoding NnrU family protein → MFYLLLGVLLWSFAHLFKRVFPDLRKMLDDTLGNWSKIVFAVPLVASVVLMVMGYRGNTAPILYQSPDWMVHINNTLMLLAVTFFGVGNSKSHARQWFRHPQLYGFISWAVAHLLVNGDLASILLFGGLLIWAIAEIVLINRQETGVTRYSGGSLKGDLRLLGISIVVYLVIIGLHIWAGVWPLPVTGT, encoded by the coding sequence ATGTTCTATCTTCTTCTTGGCGTGCTCCTGTGGAGCTTTGCGCATCTGTTCAAACGGGTCTTTCCCGATCTTCGGAAGATGCTGGACGACACGCTTGGCAACTGGTCGAAGATCGTCTTCGCCGTGCCGCTGGTCGCGTCCGTGGTGCTGATGGTGATGGGCTATCGCGGCAACACCGCGCCGATATTGTACCAAAGCCCGGACTGGATGGTGCATATCAACAACACCCTGATGCTGCTGGCGGTGACGTTTTTCGGGGTCGGGAATTCCAAAAGCCATGCGCGGCAGTGGTTTCGCCATCCGCAGCTTTACGGTTTCATTTCGTGGGCAGTGGCGCATTTGCTGGTGAATGGCGATCTGGCTTCTATCCTGCTGTTCGGCGGCCTGCTGATCTGGGCCATTGCCGAAATCGTGCTGATCAATCGGCAGGAGACGGGGGTCACCCGCTATAGCGGTGGCTCTCTCAAAGGCGACCTGCGCCTTCTGGGGATTTCCATCGTCGTCTATCTGGTGATCATCGGCCTGCATATCTGGGCAGGCGTCTGGCCGCTGCCGGTGACGGGCACCTGA
- a CDS encoding DUF1737 domain-containing protein, with protein MRAYRLLTEEDTAAFCHKVTEALAKGWELHGSPAYAHDPATGTMRCAQAVIKDVEGAYSPDLKLGDL; from the coding sequence ATGCGCGCCTATCGACTGTTGACCGAAGAGGACACGGCCGCCTTTTGCCACAAGGTGACCGAGGCCCTGGCAAAGGGGTGGGAGCTTCACGGCTCCCCCGCCTATGCCCATGATCCGGCGACCGGGACCATGCGCTGCGCCCAGGCCGTGATCAAAGATGTAGAGGGGGCGTATTCCCCCGACCTCAAACTTGGAGATCTGTGA
- a CDS encoding succinate dehydrogenase, hydrophobic membrane anchor protein, which translates to MRYLTDRKRALGLGAAKTGTAHHWYMIVSAVALVFLVPAFVFIFGSALGSSHADVVATFSSPFAAIVAILTIVVGMQHFSRGAQMMIEDYAQGLTRKVLVIVATCISYAALAAGVYAVIRIAI; encoded by the coding sequence ATGCGCTATCTGACCGACCGCAAACGGGCCCTCGGGCTTGGCGCCGCCAAGACGGGAACCGCGCATCACTGGTACATGATCGTCAGCGCCGTGGCGCTGGTTTTTCTGGTGCCGGCCTTCGTGTTCATCTTCGGCTCGGCCCTCGGCTCATCCCACGCGGATGTCGTGGCGACGTTTTCCAGCCCGTTCGCTGCCATTGTCGCCATCCTGACCATCGTGGTGGGCATGCAGCATTTCAGCCGTGGCGCCCAGATGATGATCGAAGACTATGCGCAGGGCCTGACGCGCAAGGTACTGGTCATCGTGGCAACATGCATCAGCTATGCGGCCCTTGCCGCAGGCGTATACGCGGTCATCCGCATCGCGATCTGA
- a CDS encoding MaoC family dehydratase: MAKTNPGRFFEDYSVGQVIRHAVPRTVSGGERALYHALYPARHALYSSDAFAQQCGLPNAPLDDLIAFHTVFGKTVPDISLNAVANLGYAEGRWHRPVWPGDTLRSESEVIGLKQNSNGKSGVVWVRTRGLNQRDEVVLDYVRWVMVRKRNLDAPAPETVIPELSASVAAGDLVVPDVLNFTGYDFTLAGEPHRLGDYDTGEVIDHVDGVTIEEAEHMQATRLWQNTAKVHFDATFREDGKRLIYGGHVISMARALSFNGLANAQMIVGLNAGAHANPCFSGDTVKAWSEVLDKVETGAPGVGAIRLRLVAIKAGGEVGVLKGDDGKYLPHVLLDLDYWALMPV; the protein is encoded by the coding sequence ATGGCCAAGACCAATCCCGGCCGGTTCTTCGAAGACTATTCCGTGGGGCAGGTGATACGACATGCCGTCCCGCGCACGGTGTCGGGCGGAGAACGGGCGCTCTACCACGCGCTTTATCCGGCGCGGCATGCGCTTTACTCGTCTGACGCGTTTGCCCAACAATGCGGGCTGCCGAATGCGCCGCTCGACGACCTGATCGCGTTCCACACGGTATTCGGCAAGACGGTGCCCGATATCTCCCTGAACGCGGTTGCCAATCTCGGCTATGCAGAGGGGCGCTGGCATCGCCCGGTCTGGCCCGGTGACACACTGCGGTCAGAATCCGAGGTCATCGGGCTGAAGCAGAACTCCAACGGAAAATCGGGGGTGGTCTGGGTTCGGACCCGGGGGCTGAACCAGCGGGACGAGGTTGTCCTCGACTATGTGCGCTGGGTGATGGTGCGCAAGCGCAACCTTGATGCCCCCGCGCCCGAAACGGTGATCCCAGAACTGTCGGCATCGGTCGCTGCCGGGGATCTGGTGGTGCCCGACGTGCTGAACTTCACCGGCTACGATTTCACGCTGGCGGGAGAGCCGCATCGCCTTGGCGACTACGACACCGGCGAGGTGATCGATCATGTCGATGGCGTGACCATCGAAGAGGCCGAGCATATGCAGGCCACCCGGCTTTGGCAGAACACCGCCAAGGTCCATTTCGACGCGACCTTCCGTGAAGACGGGAAACGCCTGATCTATGGTGGCCACGTCATCAGCATGGCCCGTGCGCTCAGCTTCAACGGTCTGGCGAACGCGCAGATGATCGTGGGGCTGAACGCCGGCGCCCATGCCAACCCGTGTTTTTCCGGCGACACGGTCAAGGCCTGGTCAGAGGTTCTGGACAAGGTCGAAACAGGCGCCCCCGGCGTTGGCGCGATCCGTCTGCGCCTTGTCGCGATAAAGGCCGGCGGAGAAGTCGGAGTGCTGAAGGGCGACGACGGCAAGTACCTGCCGCATGTGCTGCTCGACCTCGATTATTGGGCGCTGATGCCCGTCTGA
- the sdhC gene encoding succinate dehydrogenase, cytochrome b556 subunit: MADIDRGNRPLSPHLQVYRPQLTSATSIFTRITGNALIVATVLIVWWFIAAATGPEAFARADWVLTSWVGDVILFASLWALWYHMLAGIRHVIWDAGYGLELKTAERLGLVVIVGSGILTVLTALIV, from the coding sequence ATGGCCGATATCGACCGGGGCAACCGCCCGCTTTCCCCCCATCTGCAAGTCTACCGCCCGCAACTCACCTCGGCGACGTCCATCTTCACCCGGATCACGGGCAATGCGTTGATCGTCGCGACGGTGCTGATCGTATGGTGGTTCATCGCGGCGGCCACGGGGCCCGAGGCCTTTGCACGGGCCGATTGGGTGCTGACTTCGTGGGTCGGGGACGTGATCCTGTTCGCCTCGCTCTGGGCGCTTTGGTATCACATGCTGGCGGGCATCCGGCACGTCATCTGGGATGCCGGATATGGTCTTGAGTTGAAAACGGCCGAACGTCTGGGGCTCGTCGTGATCGTCGGGTCCGGCATTCTGACCGTGCTGACGGCACTTATCGTCTGA
- the mdh gene encoding malate dehydrogenase yields MARPKIALIGAGQIGGTLAHLAAIKELGDVVLFDIADGVPHGKALDIAESGPSEGFDANLKGTTDYADIADADVCIVTAGVPRKPGMSRDDLLGINLKVMKSVGEGIRDNAPNAFVICITNPLDAMVWALQQYSGLPPEKVVGMAGVLDSARFRHFLSLEFNVSMKDVTAFVLGGHGDTMVPLARYSTVAGIPLPDLVTMGWTTQEKLDAIVQRTRDGGAEIVGLLKTGSAYYAPATSAIEMAEAYLKDQRRLLPCAAWVDGAFGLKGLYVGVPTIIGAGGIEKVVDIKLDKAEQEMFDKSVGAVKGLVEACKGIDESLG; encoded by the coding sequence ATGGCCAGACCCAAGATCGCCCTCATCGGTGCGGGACAGATCGGCGGTACGCTCGCCCATCTCGCCGCGATCAAGGAACTGGGCGACGTCGTTCTTTTCGACATCGCCGATGGTGTGCCGCATGGCAAGGCACTGGATATCGCCGAATCCGGTCCCTCCGAAGGGTTTGACGCGAACCTGAAGGGCACGACCGACTATGCCGATATCGCCGATGCAGATGTCTGCATCGTCACCGCAGGCGTCCCGCGCAAGCCGGGGATGAGCCGGGACGATCTTCTGGGCATCAACCTCAAGGTCATGAAATCCGTGGGCGAAGGCATCCGGGACAATGCGCCGAACGCCTTCGTGATCTGCATCACCAACCCGCTCGATGCGATGGTCTGGGCGCTGCAGCAGTATTCGGGCCTGCCGCCCGAAAAGGTCGTGGGCATGGCCGGCGTGCTGGACAGCGCGCGCTTCCGCCACTTCCTGAGCCTTGAGTTCAACGTCTCGATGAAAGACGTCACCGCCTTCGTGCTGGGTGGCCACGGTGACACGATGGTGCCGCTGGCGCGCTACTCGACGGTTGCCGGCATCCCGCTGCCCGACCTGGTGACGATGGGTTGGACCACGCAGGAAAAACTGGACGCCATCGTTCAGCGCACCCGCGATGGCGGGGCCGAGATCGTCGGCCTGCTGAAGACCGGGTCCGCCTATTACGCCCCGGCCACCTCTGCCATCGAAATGGCCGAGGCCTATCTGAAAGACCAGCGCCGCCTGCTGCCTTGCGCGGCATGGGTCGATGGCGCCTTCGGGCTGAAGGGGCTTTACGTTGGCGTGCCCACCATCATCGGCGCCGGCGGGATCGAAAAGGTCGTGGACATCAAGCTCGACAAGGCCGAGCAGGAGATGTTCGACAAATCGGTCGGTGCGGTTAAGGGCCTTGTCGAAGCCTGCAAGGGCATCGACGAAAGCCTCGGCTGA